One Capsicum annuum cultivar UCD-10X-F1 chromosome 2, UCD10Xv1.1, whole genome shotgun sequence genomic window carries:
- the LOC107860413 gene encoding uncharacterized protein LOC107860413 isoform X2, with translation METEGTTSQPLGNDVLGALMAQVEARNDAIRSELDAMRGEISTFSGRLGQRLLSRGQTPQIQRSYTSPNPKTPTQTCPQPKPIPSHQTTLNQIPFIQVEKEKKMQSKESESKHQVGEKMNSEVQEECEERREKERDATGSEKEKEYLIVDLVHKGPLLFTNPNASTLPSIDSSHVQVQDYRILEEKSKEVPFKTLAENPNFGISDEEVSPKGNLGIFPCNVEHEGCHDAKPSDEHTSYDLQGNKAILCTYRNLNYCDVASSGQSGVVSDLLGVEVSKFEDKFLQDGEDDTSMKSTKRFKIIIKDSRCRLKTFWSLFEVSIKRRKEGNLYTQGAPQVKGIENILHSKIDTQEAPHFPYSLRVFFTFTI, from the exons atggaaaccgaaggtactacttcccaacctttgggaaatgatgtatTGGGAGCTTTGATGGCCCAAGTGGAGGCCAGAAATGATGCTATAAGGAGTGAATTGGATGCAATGAGGGGTGAGATTTCCACTTTTAGTGGAAGGCTTGGCCAAAGGCTACTTTCACGAGGCCAAACACCTCAAATCCAAAGATCCTACACTTCACCAAATCCAAAGACACCAACCCAAACCTGTCCTCAACCAAAACCAATACCCTCTCACCAAACCACACTAAACCAAATTCCCTTCAtccaagtagaaaaagaaaagaagatgcAATCCAAAGAGAGTGAGTCCAAGCATCAAGTTGGAGAGAAAATGAATAGTGAGGTACAAGAAGAATGTGAAGAAAGAAGGGAAAAGGAAAGGGACGCCACGGGtagtgaaaaggaaaaagaatacttgattgtggatcttgtccacaaagggcCCTTGTTATTCACTAACCCCAATGCTAGCACTTTGCCTAGCATCGATtcttctcatgtgcaggttcaagactATAGAATTCTCGAGGAGAAGTCTAAGGAAGTTCCCTTCAAGACCTTGGccgaaaatcccaattttgggataagtgatgaagaagttagtccaaagggaaaccttggcatattcccttgtaatgtggagcaTGAGGGCTGCCATGATGCAAAACCAAGTGACGAACACACTTCCTATGATCTACAAGGCAATAAAGCTATCCTCTGCACCtatagaaacttgaattattgtgatgtggctagtagcggccaaagtggtgtagtttcggATTTGCTTGGCGTAGAAGT atctaaatttgaggacaaattccttcaagatggagaggatgatacaagcatgaagagcacaaaaAGGTTCAAGATAATTATCAAAGATTCAAGATGTagattgaagaccttttggagcCTTTTCGAAGTATCgatcaagagaaggaaggaggggaaCTTATACACTCAAGGGGCGCCTCAAGTGAAGGGTATAGAAAACATTTTACACTCCAAAAttgacactcaagaggcgccccatttcccttattcattaagggtattttttacatttactatataa
- the LOC107860413 gene encoding uncharacterized protein LOC107860413 isoform X1 — METEGTTSQPLGNDVLGALMAQVEARNDAIRSELDAMRGEISTFSGRLGQRLLSRGQTPQIQRSYTSPNPKTPTQTCPQPKPIPSHQTTLNQIPFIQVEKEKKMQSKESESKHQVGEKMNSEVQEECEERREKERDATGSEKEKEYLIVDLVHKGPLLFTNPNASTLPSIDSSHVQVQDYRILEEKSKEVPFKTLAENPNFGISDEEVSPKGNLGIFPCNVEHEGCHDAKPSDEHTSYDLQGNKAILCTYRNLNYCDVASSGQSGVVSDLLGVEVYGSSFCDTLGVDRLYKEQTLFVSTQALVDPLDDKINSFCKNDLCPSSDSTYNLNKVPLSCDKNIHKLHNPLVDDSTLGDVFTLDSYLYYLFDYDDNFELILCRGSKLGGCFPFLNEDDCGFDSLVKGMANIGLDSCIFLPFDPGILLGWGRL; from the coding sequence atggaaaccgaaggtactacttcccaacctttgggaaatgatgtatTGGGAGCTTTGATGGCCCAAGTGGAGGCCAGAAATGATGCTATAAGGAGTGAATTGGATGCAATGAGGGGTGAGATTTCCACTTTTAGTGGAAGGCTTGGCCAAAGGCTACTTTCACGAGGCCAAACACCTCAAATCCAAAGATCCTACACTTCACCAAATCCAAAGACACCAACCCAAACCTGTCCTCAACCAAAACCAATACCCTCTCACCAAACCACACTAAACCAAATTCCCTTCAtccaagtagaaaaagaaaagaagatgcAATCCAAAGAGAGTGAGTCCAAGCATCAAGTTGGAGAGAAAATGAATAGTGAGGTACAAGAAGAATGTGAAGAAAGAAGGGAAAAGGAAAGGGACGCCACGGGtagtgaaaaggaaaaagaatacttgattgtggatcttgtccacaaagggcCCTTGTTATTCACTAACCCCAATGCTAGCACTTTGCCTAGCATCGATtcttctcatgtgcaggttcaagactATAGAATTCTCGAGGAGAAGTCTAAGGAAGTTCCCTTCAAGACCTTGGccgaaaatcccaattttgggataagtgatgaagaagttagtccaaagggaaaccttggcatattcccttgtaatgtggagcaTGAGGGCTGCCATGATGCAAAACCAAGTGACGAACACACTTCCTATGATCTACAAGGCAATAAAGCTATCCTCTGCACCtatagaaacttgaattattgtgatgtggctagtagcggccaaagtggtgtagtttcggATTTGCTTGGCGTAGAAGTGTATGgatcttccttttgtgatactcttggtgttgataGGTTGTATAAGGAGCAAACTCTTTTTgtgagtacgcaagcactagttgatcctttagatgacaaaatcaattctttttgtaagaatgatttgtgtccatctagtgatagcacttataacttgaataaggttccattatcaTGTGACAAGAATATTCATAAACTACATAACCCTCTTGTAGATGATAGCACCTTGggtgatgtcttcacacttgattcctacctatactacctctttgactatgatgataattttgaattgatattatgtagaggtagtaagCTTGGTGGCTGTTTTCCTTTCTTGAATGAAGATGATTGTGGGTTTGATTCTCTAGTAAAAGGAATGGCTAACATCGGCTTAGATTCTTGTATAtttcttccatttgatcccggtataCTATTGGGGTGGGGAAGGTTGTGA